The following is a genomic window from Gemmatimonadetes bacterium SCN 70-22.
GCGCCGTCGGCCAGCACGTCGCCAGCCTTCACCTTCTGGCCAAGGCGGACGATCGGGCGCTGGTTGATGGCGGTGTCCTGGTTGGTGCGCCAGTACTTCTTGATCTTGTAACGGTCCTGCTGCGTGAGGCGCTCGAGCGGCTTGTCGTCGGCCGTGCGCGTTCGCTCGGCCGGGCCGGCGTCGACGATGATCTCGTCGGCCGTCACACGCGTCACCACCCCCGAACGCCGCGCGATCACCACCGCGCCGGAGTCCCGGGCCACCTTCGCCTCCAGCCCCGTCCCCACGAGCGGGGTCTGCGGGTTGACGAGCGGGACCGCCTGTCGCTGCATGTTCGACCCCATCAGCGCCCGGTTCGCGTCGTCATGCTCGAGGAACGGGATGATCGCGGCGGCGATCGAGACCAGCTGCTCGGGCGCCACGTCCATGAAGTCGATGCGATCCGGCGAGACCGCCGGGAAGTCGTCGCGCCAGCGGCACAGCACCAGGTCGTCGGCGAACGAGCCGTCGGCGTTGAGCTTGGCGTTGGCCTGCGCGATGACCGTCTCCTCCTCGCGATTGGCGTCGAGCCAGGCGAGCTCCTTCGTCACCTTCCCGTTCTTGACCACCAGGTAGGGCGTCTCGACGAAGCCCAGGTCGTTGACCCGCGCAAAGCACGCCAGCGACGTGATGAGGCCGATGTTCGGCCCTTCCGGCGTCTCGATCGGGCACATGCGCCCGTACTGCGAGTAGTGCACGTCGCGCACCTCGAAGCCCGCGCGCTCGCGCGTGAGCCCGCCAGGGCCAAGCGCCGAGAGGCGCCGCTTGTGCGTCAGCTCGGCCAGCGGGTTCGTCTGGTCCATGAACTGCGACAGCTGCGACGAGCCGAAGAACGCCTGGATCACCGCGCTCACCGTGCGCGCGTTGACCAGGTCGTCGAGCGAGATCTTCTCCGGGTCGGTGTTGATCGACATGCGCTCCTTGACCAGGCGCGCCATGCGGGAGAGGCCGACCGAGAACTGGTTGGCGATGAGCTCGCCGACCGACCGGATGCGACGGTTCCCCAGGTGGTCGATGTCATCGACGTAGCCGCGCCCCTCGTGGAGCTCCACGAGGTAGCGGAGGATGGCGATGAAGTCCTCCTTGGTGAGGACCGTCGTGCTCGCCTTCTCCTTGAGGCCGAGGCGCTGGTTGATCTTGTAGCGCCCCACGCGTCCGAGGTCGTAGCGCTTGGGGGAGAAGAAGAGGCGCTCGAGCGCCTGCTTCGCCGTCTCCTTGTTGGGCGCGTCGCCCGGGCGCAGCAGCGTGTAGATCGAGTTCAGCGCCTTCCCCTCACCCGCCTCCGGATCGTTCCCCCACCCCTGCTTCTTGCGCTCCTCGGGGGTGATGTGCTTCGGGTCCGTCGGGTCCTTGCCGATCGTGTTCTTGATCAGCGCCGACTCGGCACGTCCCGACGGAACGAAGACCTGCACCTTCACGATGTCGGCCTTCCGGATGCGCTTGATGAGCGACTCCTTGAGCGCGGCCCCGGCGTCGGCGACGACCTCCCCCGTCTCGGGGTCGACCACGTCGTGCGACAGGACGCGCGGCGCCGGGCGCTCCCCGCGCTCGATCGCGTCCACCTCGTCGCGGAGGTCGATCGTCATGTACGACGAGAAGACCTTGATGGTCTTGATCCCCTGGCGCACGAGGCGGTTGAGGATCTCCTCGGTGAGCTCGTCGCCCTCGCGGACGAGGAGGTCGGCGGCGGCGCGCTCGGCGGCGGCGCGGGCCTTCTTCGTCTTGGCCTTGGGAGCGTCCGGGTCGGCCTCCTCGCCGGCCAGCGTGATGTCCTCGGCGACGATGGCGCCCAGGACCTCGCGCGTCTCGGCGCGCCCCTCACGCTTCTTCGTGAGGTCGAGGTCGCGGACGGCGAAGAAGAGCCGGAGGATGTCCGAGTTGGCGCCATAGCCGAAGGCGCGCAACAGGGCCGTGGCCGGGAACTTCTTCTTCTTGTCGATGTGGACGTAGATCACGTCGTGGATGTCGACCGTGAACTCCACCCACGACCCGCGGAACGGGATGATGCGCGAGGAGATGAGGCGCTGCCCGTTGGGGTGCGTCGACTCCTCGAAGACGACGCCCGGCGAGCGGTGCAGCTGGCTCACGATCACGCGCTCGGCGCCGTTGATGACGAACGTGCCGAGGTCGGTGAGGAGCGGCAACTCGCCGAGGTAGACTTCCTTCTCGATGATGTTGCGCGGGCGCTTGACGCCGTTGACGTCCTCGTTGATGACCAGGCGCAGCGTCGCCTTGAGCGGCGCCGAGTAGGTCATGTCCCGCTCGATGCACTCCTCGACGGAGTACTTCGGCTCGCCAAGGTTGTACTTGACGAACTCCAGCGAGAAGTTCTCGTGGACGTCGGTGATGGGGAAGAGATCCTTGAAGACACGCTCGAGGCCGATGTCCTCACGGTCGTGCGAGGCCGCATCCAGCTGGAGGAGCGTCTCGAACGCTCGGGTCTGGATGTCGAGGAGATGGGGCATCCCCATTCCTTCGTCGAGCTTTCCAAATGTGATCTGCTTCATCAATTCAGGCATGTTTCACCCGCGCACAGGCGAAAACGGCCCCACTCCCGGGCGCGCCGCGATTGGCGCGATCGAGAGGGAGGCGGAGGAAGGAGCTGCGGAAGTGGTACGGTACGGCTGAATCACTGAGCGGAGGCTGGAGCTGAAGGAGTAAGGGAGACGGGAGACGGGAGACGGAGGACGGGAGACGGGAGGGCGGCGGCCTTGGGCCGCCGCGTCATCCTGAATCCCGAGGGGGTCGCGAGCTGCCACGCAGCGAGCACTCCCGTCCCCCGTCTCCCGTCTCCCGTCCGCCCTTCCTTACTTGACCTCCACCGCCGCGCCTTCGGCTTCCAGCTTCGCCTTGATCTGGGCGGCTTCGTCCTTGGACACGCCGGCCTTGATCTCCTTCGGCGCGCTGTCGACGAGGTCCTTGGCTTCCTTCAGGCCGAGGCCCGTCAGCTCGCGGACGACCTTGATGACCTGGATCTTCTTGGCGCCGGCTTCCTTGAGCACGACGCTGAACTCCGTCTGCTCCTCGGCCGCCGGGGCCGCCGCGGCCGCACCGCCAGCCGCACCACCGGCGGCGACGGCCGCGATGGTGACGTTGAACTTGGACTTGAAGGCTTCGATGAGGTCGGCGAGCTCGATGACCGACATGCTGCCGATCGCGTCGAGGATCTCGTCCTTGCTCAGGGTCGTAGGCATGATCTGTATTCTCCGTGTGGGACCCAGGCGATCCTGGGATTGTTGGTTCACAATTCCATGGCGGGGGAGTGAAGGGATGGCGGCGCGGGGTGCTGCTCCCGACTCCCGACTCCCGTCTCCCGTCTCGCCTGGGGCTTAGGCGTTCTCGAGCTGCTCCTTTCTCGCTTCGAGGGCGAGGGCGAACATCATCAGGACACTGTTGAGCGCGCTGACGAACTGCGACAGTGCCTCCTCACGCGTCGGGAGCGTCGCGAGCTTCTTGATGGTCGCGTCGTCGACGGCGTTCCCTTCGTACAGCCCCCCCTTCACGGCGGGCTTCTGGTCGTTCTCCTTCGCGAAGTCGACCAGCACCTTGGCGGCCGTGATCGCGTCCTTGGCCACCACCACGCCCGTTGGCCCCTTGAGGCGGCCTCCGGTGAGGCCGCTCTCGTTCACGGCCCGGATCGCGAGGGTGTTCTTGATGACGACGTACTCGACGCCGGCCTTGCGGAGGCGGCGGCGCAGCTCGGTCATCCGCTTCACGTTGAGCCCGGTGAAGTCGGTGAAGTAGAGCGCGGTTGCGCCCTTGATCTTGTCGCTGAGCTCGGTAACGAGCTGCTCCTTCTCGGATTTCTTCATCGCTCGTTAACCCCGATACGGAGTGGTGTCCACGCGAACGCCGGGGCCCATGGTGCTGGAGACCGAGACGTTCTTGACGTACACGCCCTTGGCCGCCGCCGGCTTGGACCGGACGATCTGGTCCATGAAGGCGGTGAAGTTGGTCTCGAGCGCCTCGATCCCGAACGACACCTTGCCGATGGCCGCATGCACGTTGCCGCCCTTGTCCACGCGGAACTCGATCTTCCCCGCCTTGGACTCGCGAACTGCCTGCCCCACGTTCATGGTGACCGTCCCGGCCTTGGGGTTCGGCATCAGTCCGCGGGGACCGAGCACGCGCCCCAGCTGGCCCACCTGGCCCATCTGGTCGGGGGTGGCGATCATCACGTCGAAGTCGAGCCAGCCGTCCTTGATCTTCTGGAGGTTCTCGACGCCGACGAAGTCGGCCCCGGCCTCCTCCGCCTCGCGCGCCTTCTCACCGACGGCGATGACGAGGACCCGGACCGTCTTCCCGGTGCCGGCCGGGAGGACGACCGTCCCGCGCACGACCTGGTCGGCGTGGCGCGGATCGACCCCCAGACGGACCGCGACCTCGACGGTCTCGTCGAACTTGGCGAAGGCGGAGCTCTTCACGAGCTCGAGCGCCTGGCGCGCCTGGTACGACAGCGCCGCATCGACCTTCTTCGCCGCGGTGGTGAACTGCTTGCCGTGAGTGCGCATCAGTCCTTCACCTCGACTCCCATCGAGCGCGCGGCGCCTGCCACCATCGACATGGCCGACTCGATCGAGTCACAGTTGAGGTCCGGCATCTTCACTTCGGCAATCTTCTTGACCTGCGCCTTGCTGATCGATCCGACCTTCACGCGGTTGGGCTGCCCCGACCCCTTTTCCAGTCCGAGCTCCTTCATGATCAGGATCGCCGCGGGCGGCGTCTTGAGGATGAAGGTGAACGACTTGTCCGAGTAGATCGTGATCTCGACGGGGAGGATCAAGCCATCCTGGCTCTGCGTCCGAGCGTTGAACTCCTTGCAGAACTGCATGATGTTGATCCCCTGCGGGCCGAGAGCCGTACCCACCGGAGGAGCCGGATTCGCGCGCCCCGCGGGGATCTGGAGCTTGACGAACCCGCTGACCTTCTTTGCCATTGGTCTCCTCTGCGTGCGAGCGCGTGATGCACCGCGGTGCGCAGGGCCGTGCACACGGCCAGGCACACTGCCGTGCCCGACGGAAAACCCATCGAGCGCGCCCAGACTCCCACCGTGTATTTCACGTCGTCGTGGTTTCCGACGGTGCGCTCCTCGCCGCTGAGCGGCCGCCCCGCGCAAGGGCCGGTGACTGCATCGGTCGCCGAGGGGCGGTTGCCCGCGCTCTGGCGCACCTGCACCGGGATCCTGTCGAACCGGGGCGCTGCAGTTCCCTCACGCCCCCGCCGATCCCCCGGCGTCTTGCCCTGCCTGTCGTGCGTCGTGTCCTGTCTCCGGGCGCCCCCCGGTGCCGGCGGGCGCCGGGATCCCGTCAATAGGCCTTCAGCTGCAAGTAGTCGAGCTCGACCGAGGTCGGGCGCCCGAAGAGGGAGACCATGACGCGGACCTTCCCCTTGTCGGGCATCACTTCCTCGACCGTGCCGTTGAAGTCGGTGAACGGCCCCTCCGTGATCGCCACGGCCTGGCCGACCAGGAACGGGATCTCCTCGCGCGGCGCGGCTTCCTCGACCTCCTCGGCGATCCCGAGCAGGCGCCGGACTTCCTCCGGCCGAAGCGCCATCGGCTCCCGGGTGGGAGCGCCCAGGCCGTGCTGCACGAACTTGATGACGCCCTGGATTCCGTTGATGATGTGCGCCGTCTCCTGGTTCCAGAGCATCTCGACGAGCACGTAGCCGGGATACAGCTTGCGCTCGACCGTGACCTTCTTGCCGTTCTTGATCTCCACGACTTCCTGCGTCGGGACGAGCGCCTGACGGATCAGCCGCTCCTCCGGCGCGCGGGGATCCTGCTCGATCTTCCGCTGGATGAGCGACTTGACCTTGTTCTCGTGACCGGCCGTCGTCTGGATGGCGTACCAGCGGTGTTCCACGGCTCAGCCCCCGAACAGCGAGGGGATCCAGCGCACGAGCACCTGCTGGAACACCAGGTCCATCAGGGCGATGACGCCGCCGATGAAGAGCGACAGCACGATGACCCCGATGGACAGCTGGCGCACCTGCGGCACGTCAGGCCACGTCACCTTCCGCATCTCGGCCATCACGTCGTGATAGAAGGCGACGAGGCGTTGCACCCAGCTCGCGCTGGCAGCTTGGGTAGTCACGGCTACTTCGTTTCCTTGTGCGTCTGGTGCTTGTTGCAGCGCGGGCAGTACTTCTTCCACTCCACGCGCTCGGGGTGCGTGCGCTTGTTCTTCGTG
Proteins encoded in this region:
- a CDS encoding DNA-directed RNA polymerase subunit beta; translation: MKQITFGKLDEGMGMPHLLDIQTRAFETLLQLDAASHDREDIGLERVFKDLFPITDVHENFSLEFVKYNLGEPKYSVEECIERDMTYSAPLKATLRLVINEDVNGVKRPRNIIEKEVYLGELPLLTDLGTFVINGAERVIVSQLHRSPGVVFEESTHPNGQRLISSRIIPFRGSWVEFTVDIHDVIYVHIDKKKKFPATALLRAFGYGANSDILRLFFAVRDLDLTKKREGRAETREVLGAIVAEDITLAGEEADPDAPKAKTKKARAAAERAAADLLVREGDELTEEILNRLVRQGIKTIKVFSSYMTIDLRDEVDAIERGERPAPRVLSHDVVDPETGEVVADAGAALKESLIKRIRKADIVKVQVFVPSGRAESALIKNTIGKDPTDPKHITPEERKKQGWGNDPEAGEGKALNSIYTLLRPGDAPNKETAKQALERLFFSPKRYDLGRVGRYKINQRLGLKEKASTTVLTKEDFIAILRYLVELHEGRGYVDDIDHLGNRRIRSVGELIANQFSVGLSRMARLVKERMSINTDPEKISLDDLVNARTVSAVIQAFFGSSQLSQFMDQTNPLAELTHKRRLSALGPGGLTRERAGFEVRDVHYSQYGRMCPIETPEGPNIGLITSLACFARVNDLGFVETPYLVVKNGKVTKELAWLDANREEETVIAQANAKLNADGSFADDLVLCRWRDDFPAVSPDRIDFMDVAPEQLVSIAAAIIPFLEHDDANRALMGSNMQRQAVPLVNPQTPLVGTGLEAKVARDSGAVVIARRSGVVTRVTADEIIVDAGPAERTRTADDKPLERLTQQDRYKIKKYWRTNQDTAINQRPIVRLGQKVKAGDVLADGAATEMGQLALGSNVLVAFMPWYGHNFEDAIVLSERLVKDDVYSSIHIQELELHVRDTKRGQEEITREIPNVAEESLVDLDERGIVRIGAHVKPGDILVGKITPKGETELSPEEKLLTAIFGEKAKDVKDSSLKVSPGMEGVVIDVKIFSRIEDQVVEKDRGERIGEVRRLEGEEKVRVNEVRDEELKVLLEGQTVALALKAGTVEEGIATGTVLTKEILRDLRFAQLDLKTFRVENKKVNDRMREIIDAANEEKARLEEKAEERIDRILQPDELPPGVIQLVKVYLAEKRKISVGDKMAGRHGNKGIVARVVPEEDMPFLPDGRPVDIVLNPLGVPSRMNVGQILETHLGWAARILGFYAKTPVFQGANEREIGMLLKLAGLSWARETMGLTGTALGIGDEDIRHITRDFRPDTSAPEQVALLADASINDLGGRAMTAETKDVFNRVREFLAYAARTLAEREEAELKNQLAFHQVACEDESATPQYRAEMKAAARAVEKRLGRSAQEVLEDLELPALAAMLGKKSEADVEKAAIELMRLAGITPGGKMQLRDGRSGERFAFPVTVGEIYMLKLSHLVDDKIHARSIGPYSLVTQQPLAGKAQFGGQRFGEMEVWALEAYGAAHTLQEILTVKSDDVNGRSRVYEAIVKGQNLPEPGTPESFNVLVKELQALGIYVKMGAKGEANGNGAAGGAGFTTEGEV
- a CDS encoding 50S ribosomal protein L7/L12 → MPTTLSKDEILDAIGSMSVIELADLIEAFKSKFNVTIAAVAAGGAAGGAAAAAPAAEEQTEFSVVLKEAGAKKIQVIKVVRELTGLGLKEAKDLVDSAPKEIKAGVSKDEAAQIKAKLEAEGAAVEVK
- a CDS encoding 50S ribosomal protein L10, producing MKKSEKEQLVTELSDKIKGATALYFTDFTGLNVKRMTELRRRLRKAGVEYVVIKNTLAIRAVNESGLTGGRLKGPTGVVVAKDAITAAKVLVDFAKENDQKPAVKGGLYEGNAVDDATIKKLATLPTREEALSQFVSALNSVLMMFALALEARKEQLENA
- a CDS encoding 50S ribosomal protein L1, translating into MRTHGKQFTTAAKKVDAALSYQARQALELVKSSAFAKFDETVEVAVRLGVDPRHADQVVRGTVVLPAGTGKTVRVLVIAVGEKAREAEEAGADFVGVENLQKIKDGWLDFDVMIATPDQMGQVGQLGRVLGPRGLMPNPKAGTVTMNVGQAVRESKAGKIEFRVDKGGNVHAAIGKVSFGIEALETNFTAFMDQIVRSKPAAAKGVYVKNVSVSSTMGPGVRVDTTPYRG
- a CDS encoding 50S ribosomal protein L11: MAKKVSGFVKLQIPAGRANPAPPVGTALGPQGINIMQFCKEFNARTQSQDGLILPVEITIYSDKSFTFILKTPPAAILIMKELGLEKGSGQPNRVKVGSISKAQVKKIAEVKMPDLNCDSIESAMSMVAGAARSMGVEVKD
- a CDS encoding transcription termination/antitermination factor NusG, with amino-acid sequence MEHRWYAIQTTAGHENKVKSLIQRKIEQDPRAPEERLIRQALVPTQEVVEIKNGKKVTVERKLYPGYVLVEMLWNQETAHIINGIQGVIKFVQHGLGAPTREPMALRPEEVRRLLGIAEEVEEAAPREEIPFLVGQAVAITEGPFTDFNGTVEEVMPDKGKVRVMVSLFGRPTSVELDYLQLKAY
- a CDS encoding preprotein translocase subunit SecE codes for the protein MTTQAASASWVQRLVAFYHDVMAEMRKVTWPDVPQVRQLSIGVIVLSLFIGGVIALMDLVFQQVLVRWIPSLFGG
- a CDS encoding 50S ribosomal protein L33, producing MPRDKIILACGECKNRNYFTTKNKRTHPERVEWKKYCPRCNKHQTHKETK